Proteins encoded within one genomic window of Mesobacillus subterraneus:
- a CDS encoding SGNH/GDSL hydrolase family protein, with translation MDLIFGGIVVLLLIPAVSFLFYFQRKSRINQLPHNHPKAFLEKGLRQEGKKLVAVIGGDAVHGNISYNFVEDAARRKNCKDYQFINAGVNGSTAYDVLQRLDDIIACQPEYVVILVGLNDASAKIAPDLAKKNIKLAQQLEKPSLLVYEKNLGLIVSRLKAETSAKIGLLSLPVVGENLFSKANKEIDQYNEVIKKTAEMTNVSYLSFNEKLKAYLKGKGHTRGRSLKAGTKLYEKAIIEHFVYGYSLDRISARNGYLLLTDGMHLNSTAGMMAAHQIELFIKKNELKAIQ, from the coding sequence ATGGATCTTATTTTTGGCGGGATAGTAGTCCTATTATTGATTCCTGCTGTCAGTTTTTTGTTTTATTTTCAGCGGAAAAGTCGTATTAATCAATTACCTCACAATCATCCGAAGGCTTTTCTGGAAAAAGGGCTTCGCCAGGAAGGAAAAAAGCTTGTGGCTGTGATTGGCGGTGATGCGGTTCACGGCAACATCAGCTACAATTTTGTCGAAGACGCAGCCAGGAGGAAAAACTGCAAGGATTATCAATTCATCAATGCCGGAGTGAATGGAAGTACCGCGTATGATGTTCTGCAGCGGCTGGACGATATAATTGCATGCCAGCCTGAATATGTCGTGATTTTAGTCGGATTGAATGATGCTTCGGCAAAAATAGCCCCGGACCTTGCAAAGAAGAACATCAAACTGGCTCAGCAATTGGAAAAACCGTCATTATTGGTATATGAAAAGAATCTTGGGTTGATCGTCTCAAGGCTGAAAGCAGAAACATCCGCTAAAATCGGATTATTATCTCTGCCAGTCGTTGGTGAGAACTTATTTTCAAAAGCAAATAAAGAAATTGACCAGTACAACGAAGTCATAAAAAAAACCGCGGAAATGACCAATGTTTCGTATCTTTCTTTTAACGAAAAGTTAAAGGCATACCTAAAGGGAAAAGGGCATACGAGGGGACGTTCGCTAAAGGCCGGAACGAAGCTTTATGAAAAAGCGATCATCGAACATTTCGTATACGGATACAGCCTTGATCGGATATCTGCCCGGAATGGATATTTGCTGCTGACTGACGGGATGCATTTGAACAGTACGGCTGGAATGATGGCGGCCCATCAAATTGAATTATTCATTAAAAAGAATGAATTGAAAGCAATCCAATAA